A single Longimicrobiales bacterium DNA region contains:
- a CDS encoding LytR C-terminal domain-containing protein, with the protein MQARTERILLVITGIAVLAFAVSFVLGVRLRAPGSGTASPDSIAAEDFLNRGRPPRVEVLNGAGRSGLAREITGRLRDSGFDVVFFGNARTQTDTSYVLDRAGHVETARTVARALGITRVHTAVDTTLYLEATVILGKDWGEQDSQD; encoded by the coding sequence GTGCAAGCGCGCACTGAACGCATCCTGCTCGTCATCACCGGGATCGCGGTGCTCGCGTTCGCCGTGTCGTTCGTGCTCGGCGTGCGGCTGCGCGCGCCCGGCTCCGGTACGGCCTCGCCCGATTCCATCGCAGCCGAGGACTTCCTGAACCGCGGCCGCCCGCCCCGCGTCGAGGTGCTGAATGGCGCCGGACGCTCAGGGCTCGCCCGCGAAATCACAGGCAGATTGCGCGACAGCGGATTCGACGTCGTGTTCTTCGGGAACGCGCGCACTCAGACCGACACCAGCTACGTGCTGGATCGTGCAGGGCATGTCGAGACCGCCCGGACCGTTGCCCGGGCACTCGGCATTACACGCGTGCATACGGCGGTCGATACGACGCTGTACCTGGAAGCGACGGTGATACTGGGAAAGGACTGGGGCGAGCAGGATTCGCAGGACTGA
- a CDS encoding HD domain-containing protein, with product MPTTGSLRSETLLDSAAEGRLPHWARAGDARRAHIARVAGLMDRWAAALELGELERRRWRAAAWLHDVVRDAPPSELRPHAGAEFDGLPGKLLHGPAAAALLRAEGVDDEPLLTAIAFHTLGDASFDTLGRALYAADFLEPGRTFNPVMRAVLRARMPHALDEVVFSILRSRIGHLMEAGSPIHPRTIGFWNTLAAEQRASAH from the coding sequence ATGCCGACAACCGGATCGCTCAGAAGCGAAACGTTGCTTGATTCGGCAGCCGAGGGCCGGCTGCCTCACTGGGCGCGAGCGGGCGATGCCCGCCGCGCCCATATCGCGCGCGTCGCAGGGCTGATGGACCGGTGGGCCGCCGCGCTCGAGCTGGGTGAGCTCGAACGGCGCCGCTGGCGCGCCGCGGCCTGGCTGCACGACGTCGTACGCGATGCGCCCCCCTCCGAGCTGCGCCCTCACGCCGGCGCCGAGTTCGACGGCCTGCCGGGCAAGCTGCTCCACGGGCCGGCTGCCGCAGCGCTCCTGCGCGCCGAGGGCGTCGACGACGAGCCACTTCTCACTGCGATCGCATTCCACACCCTGGGCGATGCGTCGTTCGACACACTCGGTCGCGCCCTCTACGCCGCAGACTTCCTCGAGCCGGGCCGCACCTTCAATCCCGTGATGCGTGCGGTGCTGCGCGCCCGCATGCCGCACGCGCTCGACGAGGTCGTGTTCAGCATCCTGCGTTCACGCATCGGTCACCTGATGGAAGCCGGCAGCCCGATTCATCCCCGCACCATCGGCTTCTGGAACACCCTCGCCGCCGAACAGCGTGCAAGCGCGCACTGA
- the panD gene encoding aspartate 1-decarboxylase — protein sequence MCKSKIHRATVTDAHLSYEGSITIDPVLLEAADIRVYEQVHVVDVNNGERFVTYVIEGRPNSGDMIVNGAAARLVQPGDTIIVFSYGDYDEAELADFEPRFVFVDADNRIAQKRNVA from the coding sequence ATGTGCAAATCAAAGATTCACCGTGCGACGGTGACGGACGCACACCTCTCGTACGAGGGCTCGATCACGATCGACCCCGTGCTGCTCGAGGCGGCGGACATCAGGGTATACGAGCAGGTGCACGTCGTGGACGTGAACAACGGCGAGCGCTTCGTCACCTACGTCATCGAAGGACGCCCGAACTCGGGTGACATGATCGTCAACGGTGCGGCCGCACGCCTCGTCCAGCCGGGCGACACGATCATCGTCTTCAGCTACGGGGATTACGACGAGGCGGAGCTCGCCGACTTCGAGCCCAGGTTCGTGTTCGTCGATGCCGACAACCGGATCGCTCAGAAGCGAAACGTTGCTTGA
- the panC gene encoding pantoate--beta-alanine ligase, translated as MKRLTTIGATRAFVAAERRAGARIALVPTMGALHEGHLQLVDLARRHADRVLMSVFVNPLQFGPGEDFARYPRNAEGDSRLARARGVDAVFAPPVEEVYPDGVSGVIISAPGLRDRLCGAFRPGHFEGVLTVVAKLFNIVLPDVAVFGQKDFQQAVLIRRMVRDLDFPLRIEVAPIVREPDGLAMSSRNAYLAGSERTRATALYRGLRAAQDAWRAGERDGPSLELTARSVIDAEGGVDVQYLEVVHPETLEGVSRAEPGSVIAVAAYVGGTRLIDNLILD; from the coding sequence GTGAAGCGGCTCACGACCATCGGCGCGACGCGCGCGTTCGTCGCGGCCGAACGACGCGCGGGCGCCCGGATCGCGCTCGTGCCCACGATGGGTGCACTGCACGAGGGGCATCTCCAGCTCGTCGATCTTGCCCGTCGGCATGCCGACCGGGTCCTCATGTCCGTCTTCGTGAACCCGCTTCAGTTCGGACCGGGCGAGGACTTCGCCCGCTACCCCCGCAACGCGGAGGGCGACAGTCGACTCGCCCGGGCGCGGGGCGTGGACGCGGTCTTCGCACCGCCGGTCGAGGAGGTGTATCCTGACGGGGTTTCCGGTGTAATCATCTCCGCACCGGGGCTGCGGGACCGGCTCTGTGGGGCGTTTCGGCCAGGTCACTTCGAAGGCGTCCTCACGGTCGTCGCCAAGCTGTTCAACATCGTCCTGCCGGACGTGGCCGTGTTCGGCCAGAAGGACTTTCAGCAGGCGGTGCTGATCCGCCGGATGGTCCGCGACCTCGACTTCCCTCTGCGGATCGAGGTGGCGCCGATCGTGCGCGAACCGGATGGGCTGGCGATGAGCTCGCGCAACGCATACCTCGCCGGCTCCGAGCGTACGCGCGCAACAGCGCTGTACCGCGGACTGCGCGCAGCGCAGGACGCCTGGCGCGCCGGCGAGCGCGACGGCCCGTCGCTGGAGCTCACCGCACGCTCTGTGATCGATGCCGAGGGCGGCGTGGACGTGCAGTACCTCGAGGTCGTGCACCCGGAGACACTCGAGGGCGTGAGCCGGGCAGAGCCCGGCAGTGTGATTGCCGTCGCCGCGTACGTGGGCGGCACGCGATTGATCGACAACCTGATACTGGACTGA
- the panB gene encoding 3-methyl-2-oxobutanoate hydroxymethyltransferase: MSTDRTGERRRVTIRDLLEMKTRGERIVVLTAYDVLFARIVDEAGTDVILVGDSLAQVVLGLDSTLPVTLDDMIHHARAVRRGVQRGLLVVDMPFMTFQVSPEETLRNAGRIMKETGAEAVKLEGGDEQAAEHVAKLVRAGIPVMGHIGLTPQSVHALGGFRVQGREDVHAERLRQEAVRLQDAGAFSVVLELVPGRLAGEISRSIDIPTIGIGAGAECDGQVLVLPDMLGLNEQFKPKFLHRFAELAAAARQGVDDYVEAVRVGDYPRPEHTFE; encoded by the coding sequence ATGAGCACCGACAGGACTGGCGAGCGGAGGCGGGTCACGATCCGTGACCTCCTCGAGATGAAGACGCGCGGTGAGCGCATTGTCGTGCTCACCGCGTACGACGTTCTGTTCGCCCGCATCGTCGATGAGGCAGGCACCGACGTCATCCTCGTCGGCGATTCGCTCGCGCAGGTCGTGCTCGGCCTCGACTCCACTCTGCCCGTCACTCTCGACGACATGATCCACCACGCCCGCGCAGTCCGCCGCGGGGTGCAGCGCGGCCTGCTCGTGGTCGACATGCCGTTCATGACCTTCCAGGTCTCGCCCGAGGAAACACTGCGCAACGCGGGCCGCATCATGAAGGAGACGGGTGCGGAGGCCGTGAAACTGGAGGGTGGCGACGAGCAGGCCGCGGAGCACGTCGCGAAGCTCGTGCGTGCAGGCATTCCCGTCATGGGGCACATCGGCCTGACACCTCAGTCCGTGCACGCCCTCGGCGGCTTCCGCGTCCAGGGGCGGGAAGATGTCCACGCCGAGCGGCTCCGCCAGGAGGCCGTCCGGCTGCAGGACGCCGGCGCCTTCTCGGTCGTGCTCGAGCTCGTCCCCGGCCGACTCGCGGGCGAGATCAGCCGTTCGATCGACATCCCCACGATCGGCATCGGCGCGGGGGCGGAGTGCGATGGCCAGGTCCTCGTGCTTCCCGACATGCTCGGGCTGAACGAACAGTTCAAACCGAAGTTCCTGCACCGGTTCGCCGAGCTCGCCGCCGCCGCGCGGCAGGGCGTCGACGACTACGTCGAGGCGGTGCGCGTCGGCGACTATCCGCGCCCGGAGCACACCTTCGAGTGA
- a CDS encoding NFACT RNA binding domain-containing protein yields the protein MSKPIRYDSLLVRDLAGELNQAFAGRPLFAVRFDRSARVLELEAADANWRWALHPLHGALLRGPRSRLEGNVLLPRRARVAGVASLPDERVLEIRVAGEDEGVHGGTTQRIVVELLTNQWNALALATGNRITHVLHPRTTGSRRLETGEVYAAPEGTGRLGVERPVTPEAWLEIMGATEAGQRVRAFTSRIAWASPINASYVIGTAEARDDALADAYRRYVSLVDGPRSPCVLPAPQEGQPYGLVLAPDARVFPSLLDAFTASLEAPAPGAGDEQREAALANAVVQAERAAAKAKRLRAELDAAPAEAASLRRIGDLLLAQVHRVSKGTTSATLDDFQGGTVSAVLDPTLPPAENATQYYAQARKRERAAARLPDLLERALSEVARWQGLRTRIETGQASAEEIAAAQPAPLQGSRKAKQEVALPYRVYHTSSGLEVRVGRNPRANDALTLRHSSGNDIWLHAREVGGAHVILRWNDREANPPHRDVEEAAILAALHSKARTSKLVPVDYTRRKYVRKPRKSPPGRVTFERGKTVFVEPDAEVAEAMRVDSRD from the coding sequence GTGTCAAAACCAATCCGCTACGATTCTCTGCTCGTCCGCGACCTGGCCGGCGAGCTGAACCAGGCCTTCGCGGGACGGCCCCTGTTCGCAGTGCGATTCGATCGCAGCGCACGGGTCCTGGAGCTGGAAGCTGCCGATGCGAACTGGCGCTGGGCGCTCCATCCACTGCATGGCGCGCTGCTGCGCGGCCCGCGATCGCGCCTCGAGGGCAACGTGCTGCTGCCCCGGCGAGCGCGCGTCGCCGGCGTCGCCTCGCTGCCGGACGAGCGCGTCCTGGAGATTCGCGTAGCCGGGGAGGACGAGGGCGTCCATGGGGGCACCACGCAGCGCATCGTCGTCGAGCTGCTGACGAACCAGTGGAATGCACTCGCGCTGGCGACGGGCAACCGCATCACGCACGTGCTGCATCCACGCACGACCGGCTCGCGAAGGCTGGAAACGGGCGAGGTCTACGCCGCGCCGGAGGGCACAGGCCGGCTCGGCGTGGAGCGGCCGGTCACTCCCGAGGCGTGGCTCGAGATCATGGGTGCCACTGAAGCAGGCCAGCGGGTCCGCGCGTTTACATCGCGGATCGCGTGGGCGAGTCCCATCAATGCGTCGTATGTCATCGGCACGGCCGAAGCGCGCGACGACGCGCTCGCGGATGCGTACCGGCGGTACGTCTCCCTGGTGGATGGGCCGCGTTCGCCGTGCGTGCTGCCGGCGCCGCAGGAAGGACAGCCGTACGGGCTTGTTCTCGCTCCGGATGCACGCGTCTTCCCCTCCCTGCTCGACGCGTTCACCGCCTCGCTCGAAGCACCGGCTCCAGGGGCAGGAGACGAGCAACGCGAGGCGGCGCTGGCGAACGCCGTGGTGCAGGCGGAGCGTGCGGCGGCAAAGGCGAAGCGGCTGCGCGCGGAGCTGGACGCGGCACCGGCGGAGGCCGCCTCGCTGCGTCGCATCGGGGACCTGCTGCTCGCGCAGGTGCATCGCGTGTCGAAAGGCACGACCAGCGCAACGCTCGACGACTTCCAGGGCGGAACGGTCAGCGCTGTGCTGGACCCGACGTTGCCGCCTGCCGAGAACGCCACGCAGTACTACGCGCAGGCACGCAAGCGCGAGCGTGCTGCCGCACGACTGCCGGACCTGTTGGAGCGCGCACTGAGCGAGGTGGCGCGCTGGCAGGGGCTTCGCACGCGGATCGAGACCGGCCAGGCGAGCGCGGAGGAGATCGCGGCCGCGCAGCCTGCCCCGCTGCAGGGCAGCCGCAAGGCGAAGCAGGAGGTCGCGCTTCCCTACCGCGTGTACCATACGAGCAGCGGCCTGGAAGTACGGGTCGGGCGCAACCCCAGGGCCAATGACGCGCTCACGCTGCGTCACTCCAGCGGCAACGACATCTGGCTGCACGCGCGCGAAGTGGGTGGCGCGCACGTGATCCTGCGCTGGAACGACCGCGAGGCCAACCCGCCTCACCGTGACGTGGAGGAAGCAGCGATCCTCGCGGCGCTGCACAGCAAGGCACGCACGTCGAAACTGGTGCCGGTGGATTACACGAGGAGGAAGTACGTGCGCAAGCCGCGCAAGTCGCCGCCGGGGCGGGTCACGTTCGAGCGCGGGAAAACGGTGTTCGTCGAACCGGATGCGGAAGTTGCGGAGGCGATGCGGGTCGATTCCCGGGACTAG